From Sinorhizobium sp. RAC02, a single genomic window includes:
- a CDS encoding ABC transporter ATP-binding protein, which produces MSASNFLLAGLGSEVAIPPDIREHLELRGVRAASDRPVPRSDEALVLELHGIDLSFGGVVALKGVDLAVRHGEIRAIIGPNGAGKSSLINVISGVYRPDRGHVAIDGAVYSPVPTQKLARLGIARTFQNLALFKGLSVLDNIAAGRAFVGRSSFLSQIVGFPAARREQADARERASRVIDFLHLAPYADRLAGTLPYGLQKRVELARALAAEPRILLLDEPMAGMTATEKNELADYVRLARDEYQITVVLIEHDIGVVMGLSDRIAVLDYGRKIADGTPQEIARDQRVIDAYLGVAPENEDGEGI; this is translated from the coding sequence ATGTCGGCATCGAATTTTCTGCTCGCGGGCCTCGGCAGCGAGGTAGCGATACCGCCGGATATCCGGGAGCACCTTGAGCTTCGCGGCGTGCGTGCGGCGTCGGACCGTCCCGTGCCGCGCTCGGACGAGGCGCTCGTACTGGAATTGCACGGTATCGACCTGTCCTTCGGCGGCGTTGTCGCGCTCAAGGGCGTGGACCTTGCCGTGCGGCATGGCGAAATCCGCGCGATCATCGGCCCGAATGGTGCCGGCAAGAGTTCGCTGATCAATGTCATTTCCGGGGTCTATCGTCCGGATCGCGGCCACGTGGCGATCGACGGTGCCGTCTACAGTCCCGTGCCGACGCAGAAGCTTGCGCGCCTTGGCATTGCCCGCACCTTCCAGAACCTCGCTTTGTTCAAGGGCCTCAGCGTCCTCGACAATATCGCGGCCGGCCGCGCCTTCGTGGGGCGGTCGAGCTTCCTGAGCCAGATCGTCGGCTTTCCGGCCGCGCGCCGCGAACAGGCCGATGCCCGCGAACGGGCAAGCCGCGTGATCGATTTCCTGCATCTCGCACCCTATGCCGACAGGCTTGCCGGCACATTGCCCTACGGCCTGCAGAAGCGTGTCGAGCTCGCCCGTGCACTTGCCGCCGAACCGCGGATCCTCCTGCTCGACGAGCCGATGGCCGGGATGACGGCGACGGAGAAGAATGAACTGGCCGACTACGTTCGGTTGGCGCGTGACGAGTACCAGATCACCGTCGTGCTGATCGAGCACGACATCGGCGTCGTCATGGGGCTTTCCGACCGGATCGCGGTTCTCGACTACGGCCGCAAGATCGCCGACGGCACGCCGCAGGAGATCGCACGCGACCAGCGCGTCATCGACGCCTATCTCGGCGTGGCGCCGGAAAACGAAGACGGAGAGGGCATCTGA